A region from the Coffea eugenioides isolate CCC68of chromosome 9, Ceug_1.0, whole genome shotgun sequence genome encodes:
- the LOC113782789 gene encoding protein SRG1-like, which yields MESGMINFGSSLKVPYVQELAKEKFASVPPRYIRPDPTKLHGVSTEEIPVIDMQRLLSDESVNPELEKLHFACKEWGFFQLINHGVSSSLVDKLKLEMQKFFNLTIEEKKRFAQEPGDVEGYGQAFVVSEEQKLNWGDMLFMVALPSHLRKPHLLPNLPLPFRETLDQYSRELKILAIKVLEQMTKALGMKLEDMTMLFQEGMQSLRMGYYPPCPQPELVMGLCPHSDATGLTILLQVNEVEGLQIKKAGAWVPVVPLPNAFTVNVGDILEIVTNGIYKSVEHRATVNLHNERLSIATFFAPKLDGDMGPAPSLITPENPAIFRRIRMLDYSKAYFSRELDGKSFIDAMRTQIEDF from the exons ATGGAATCTGGTATGATAAATTTTGGAAGCTCTCTAAAAGTACCCTATGTTCAGGAGTTGGCTAAGGAGAAATTTGCATCAGTTCCACCCCGATACATACGACCTGATCCAACCAAACTTCATGGGGTCTCCACAGAGGAAATCCCAGTAATTGACATGCAAAGGTTGCTTTCTGATGAATCAGTGAATCCAGAGCTTGAAAAGTTGCATTTTGCCTGCAAAGAATGGGGCTTCTTCCAG CTGATTAATCATGGAGTGAGCTCTTCATTAGTGGACAAACTGAAACTAGAGAtgcaaaagtttttcaatttgacGATTGAAGAGAAGAAGAGATTTGCCCAGGAACCGGGCGATGTAGAAGGATATGGACAGGCCTTTGTTGTATCGGAGGAACAAAAACTTAACTGGGGTGACATGCTATTCATGGTCGCTCTGCCAAGTCACTTGAGAAAACCTCATTTACTTCCCAACCTTCCTCTTCCATTCAG AGAAACTCTAGATCAGTACTCAAGGGAATTGAAAATCCTTGCCATCAAGGTCCTTGAGCAAATGACAAAAGCATTAGGAATGAAGCTTGAAGATATGACAATGCTTTTTCAAGAAGGGATGCAATCATTGAGGATGGGCTATTATCCTCCGTGCCCCCAACCTGAGCTAGTGATGGGCCTTTGCCCCCACTCTGATGCTACTGGGCTTACCATATTACTTCAAGTCAATGAAGTGGAAGGCCTCCAAATCAAAAAGGCTGGAGCTTGGGTTCCTGTTGTACCACTTCCTAATGCATTCACAGTCAATGTTGGAGACATTTTAGAG ATTGTGACAAATGGGATTTACAAGAGTGTTGAGCATCGGGCAACTGTGAATTTGCACAACGAAAGGCTTTCCATTGCGACGTTTTTCGCCCCAAAATTGGATGGTGATATGGGTCCAGCGCCAAGTCTTATCACCCCTGAAAATCCAGCAATTTTCAGAAGAATTAGGATGCTTGACTATTCAAAAGCGTATTTTTCCCGTGAACTAGATGGGAAATCATTCATTGACGCAATGAGGACCCAAATCGAAGACTTTTAG